One part of the Procambarus clarkii isolate CNS0578487 chromosome 41, FALCON_Pclarkii_2.0, whole genome shotgun sequence genome encodes these proteins:
- the LOC138373234 gene encoding caldesmon-like, which translates to MTAVLNFRGSEKDLARAQKYIDTGDDEILQNCTQEQLWLIGKMYGVRLKSNRASSKRKEIKAIMQIDRVSMFCKTRDEKILMCTRRQIRMLEDHFGLKGRHDKVEDGREALRTWLREQKAEAEKEAKRQCEQEETQCQQGGAEALPQNEEPDRLEEISEETDDAPSDEGINVNSSSSRESSLERHEVEPKLEPGDNEVQLQREERQARLEQEKAKAEQERAKAEQEKAKAEQEKAKAEQEKLKVGQERAKAEQETAKAELAMIKMEAAKAERERIKTARRENRVRSEARRSNSRPNGVWGGRNYETPRRVWGEKNFDKWADKRDDEILQNCTQEQLWLIGKMYGVRLKSNRASSKRKEIKAIMQIDRVSMFCKTRDEKILMCTRRQIRMLEDHFGLKGRHDKVEDGREALRTWLREQKAEAEKEAKRQCEQEETQCQQGGAEALPQNEEPDRLEEISEETDDAPSDEGINVNSSSSRESSLERHEVEPKLEPGDNEVQLQREERQARLEQEKAKAEQERAKAEQEKAKAEQEKS; encoded by the exons aTGACAGCGGTCCTGAATTTTAGAGGTTCGGAGAAAGACCTTGCGAGAGCCCAGAAGTACATTGATACAGGGGATGatgaaatcttgcaaaattgtacCCAGGAACAACTTTGGTTGATCGGTAAAATGTATGGTGTTAGGTTGAAGTCAAACAGGGCGTCTAGTAAACGAAAGGAAATCAAGGCAATAATGCAGATAGACAGAGTAAGCATGTTCTGCAAAACTCGTGACGAGAAGATTCTAATGTGCACTCGGAGGCAGATAAGGATGTTGGAAGACCATTTCGGCCTAAAGGGTAGGCATGATAAGGTAGAGGATGGACGCGAGGCGCTGCGGACTTGGTTAAGGGAACAAAAAGCAGAAGCAGAGAAGGAAGCGAAACGCCAATGTGAACAAGAGGAAACACAGTGCCAGCAAGGAGGAGCTGAAGCCCTGCCTCAGAATGAAGAACCCGATAGGTTGGAAGAAATTTCAGAGGAAACGGATGATGCGCCAAGTGACGAAGGAATTAATGTAAACTCAAGTAGCAGCAGGGAAAGCAGCCTTGAGAGGCACGAGGTGGAACCAAAGTTGGAACCAGGAGACAATGAGGTACAGCTGCAACGTGAAGAGAGGCAGGCTCGGCTTGAGCAAGAGAAAGCCAAAGCCGAGCAGGAGCGAGCTAAAGCTGAGCAAGAGAAAGCTAAAGCCGAACAGGAAAAAGCTAAAGCTGAACAGGAAAAACTTAAAGTCGGACAAGAGAGAGCCAAGGCCGAACAAGAAACGGCCAAGGCTGAACTGGCTATGATAAAGATGGAGGCCGCTAAAGCAGAACGAGAGAGAATTAAGACGGCacgaagggagaacagagtgagaagcgaggcgagacgcagcaatagcagacccaatggagtctggggaggacgaAATTATGAGACACccagaagagtttggggtgagaaaaattttgataaatgggcagataaaa GGGATGatgaaatcttgcaaaattgtacCCAGGAACAACTTTGGTTGATCGGTAAAATGTATGGTGTTAGGTTGAAGTCAAACAGGGCGTCTAGTAAACGAAAGGAAATCAAGGCAATAATGCAGATAGACAGAGTAAGCATGTTCTGCAAAACTCGTGACGAGAAGATTCTAATGTGCACTCGGAGGCAGATAAGGATGTTGGAAGACCATTTCGGCCTAAAGGGTAGGCATGATAAGGTAGAGGATGGACGCGAGGCGCTGCGGACTTGGTTAAGGGAACAAAAAGCAGAAGCAGAGAAGGAAGCGAAACGCCAATGTGAACAAGAGGAAACACAGTGCCAGCAAGGAGGAGCTGAAGCCCTGCCTCAGAATGAAGAACCCGATAGGTTGGAAGAAATTTCAGAGGAAACGGATGATGCGCCAAGTGACGAAGGAATTAATGTAAACTCAAGTAGCAGCAGGGAAAGCAGCCTTGAGAGGCACGAGGTGGAACCAAAGTTGGAACCAGGAGACAATGAGGTACAGCTGCAACGTGAAGAGAGGCAGGCTCGGCTTGAGCAAGAGAAAGCCAAAGCCGAGCAGGAGCGAGCTAAAGCTGAGCAAGAGAAAGCTAAAGCCGAACAGGAAAAAAGCTAA